Proteins co-encoded in one Methylomonas albis genomic window:
- a CDS encoding aminotransferase-like domain-containing protein, with translation MSKIELYRSPNAETVLLVAMNLRYENLAEHLLNAIAQNLYRPGERLPSVRQLSQQHQVSTATAVSALRLLEDQGHLEARQRSGYYVRPRPRSSLQEPAMSAPPREPTLVTGQELVLRLVKAANDPRIVQLGAAVPSASFLPTQKMAQLSANVARRYSQRIANYEFPPGAPELRRQIARLMSELGCPVDPNDILITNGCQEAITLALRAVTKPGDIVAVESPTYYGLLQVIESLSLRAIEIPTHPRDGIALDALQLACEQWPIKACIAVPNYSNPLGYCMSDDRKRALVELVNRHKIALIEDDIYGDLGFGPQRPSLTKSWDSEGRVLYCSSFSKSLCPGLRVGWLVAGPYLEQTEYLKYVGNLATPTHAQLTVAEMLAKGGYERHLRQARNQYRQAVERMTAAIGAYFPPGTRVTQPEGGFVIWVELPETVDATALSRRALERGISIAPGPMFSATQKYRNFIRLNCAVDWDERGNQALVKLGQMVGGQ, from the coding sequence TTGAGCAAAATTGAATTGTATCGATCACCAAACGCCGAAACTGTATTGCTCGTCGCCATGAATCTTCGCTACGAAAACCTCGCTGAACACTTACTCAACGCCATCGCCCAGAATCTGTACCGGCCGGGGGAACGCCTGCCCAGCGTGCGCCAGCTCAGCCAGCAGCATCAAGTCAGCACCGCGACGGCTGTCAGCGCCTTGCGCTTGCTGGAGGATCAGGGTCATCTTGAAGCCAGGCAACGCTCGGGCTATTACGTCAGGCCGCGCCCGCGCAGTTCGTTGCAGGAACCAGCGATGTCGGCGCCGCCTCGCGAACCAACGCTGGTGACGGGTCAGGAGTTGGTGTTGCGTCTGGTCAAGGCCGCCAACGATCCGAGAATTGTGCAACTGGGCGCGGCGGTGCCGTCGGCGTCGTTTTTGCCGACGCAAAAAATGGCCCAGCTGTCGGCCAACGTCGCCCGCCGTTACAGCCAGCGCATTGCCAATTACGAGTTTCCGCCAGGCGCGCCGGAATTGCGCCGGCAAATCGCCCGACTCATGTCGGAACTGGGCTGTCCGGTCGATCCTAATGACATCCTGATCACCAACGGCTGCCAGGAAGCGATAACGCTGGCCTTGAGGGCGGTTACAAAGCCGGGCGACATCGTCGCCGTCGAATCGCCGACCTACTACGGTTTGTTGCAAGTCATCGAATCGTTGTCGCTACGCGCGATCGAAATTCCGACCCATCCGCGCGACGGCATCGCGCTTGACGCCTTGCAACTGGCCTGCGAGCAATGGCCGATCAAGGCCTGCATCGCGGTGCCCAACTACAGCAACCCCTTGGGCTATTGCATGAGCGACGATCGCAAACGCGCGCTGGTAGAGTTGGTCAACCGCCATAAAATCGCGCTGATCGAAGACGATATATACGGCGACTTGGGTTTCGGCCCGCAACGGCCGTCGTTGACGAAAAGCTGGGACAGCGAAGGCCGGGTGTTGTATTGCTCGTCGTTTTCCAAATCGCTGTGCCCCGGTTTACGGGTGGGTTGGCTGGTGGCGGGACCGTACCTGGAGCAAACCGAGTACCTGAAATACGTCGGCAACTTGGCGACGCCGACCCACGCGCAATTGACGGTCGCGGAAATGCTGGCCAAGGGCGGCTACGAACGCCATCTGCGGCAGGCGCGCAATCAATACCGGCAAGCCGTGGAGAGAATGACGGCAGCCATCGGCGCTTATTTTCCGCCGGGCACCCGCGTGACCCAGCCGGAGGGCGGCTTCGTGATCTGGGTGGAGTTGCCGGAAACTGTCGACGCCACGGCGCTGAGCCGGCGAGCATTGGAGCGAGGCATCAGCATCGCGCCCGGTCCAATGTTCTCGGCGACGCAAAAATACCGCAATTTCATCCGCCTGAATTGCGCGGTGGATTGGGACGAACGGGGCAATCAGGCCTTGGTTAAATTGGGACAGATGGTTGGTGGGCAATGA
- a CDS encoding DinB family protein: protein MTLFENLQLLARYSQWVNQCLYDTCATLTDDDRKRDRGVFFHSIHGTWNHLLLGDRVWLARLQGQPVPYQSLDLELYADFAELRAAQTDCDQALLDWIKGLQTDDLQRRIAFRSLSTGQDKELNVAIMLNTLLNHKTHHRGQITALLSQCGCDYGAIDFICAPFVD, encoded by the coding sequence ATGACTTTGTTTGAAAATTTGCAATTGCTGGCGCGTTACAGCCAATGGGTCAATCAGTGTTTGTACGACACCTGCGCGACTTTGACCGACGATGACCGCAAACGGGATCGAGGCGTATTTTTTCATTCCATCCACGGCACCTGGAATCATCTGCTGCTGGGCGACCGCGTTTGGCTGGCTCGCTTGCAAGGCCAGCCGGTGCCGTATCAAAGCCTGGATTTGGAACTGTACGCCGATTTCGCCGAATTGCGGGCGGCGCAAACCGATTGTGACCAAGCTTTGCTGGATTGGATTAAAGGTTTGCAAACCGACGACTTGCAACGGCGCATCGCCTTCCGCAGCCTGTCCACCGGACAGGACAAGGAACTGAACGTCGCGATTATGTTGAACACCTTGTTGAACCACAAAACCCACCATCGCGGCCAAATCACCGCGTTGCTGAGCCAATGCGGTTGCGACTACGGCGCCATCGACTTCATCTGCGCGCCGTTTGTCGACTAA
- a CDS encoding cupin domain-containing protein has translation MTEPVFPIAAIADQVPPRARKSLYPQAILDLHGARLAGREKRALGDLFGLQNFGVNLTRLAPAAISALRHAHSQQDEFIYILQGCPTLYTDAGPTPLSPGMCAGFKAGSGDAHRLVNESNDDVLYLEIGDRNVGDQVVYPDDDLQAGFVDNRFSFVHKDGTPY, from the coding sequence ATGACTGAGCCAGTTTTCCCAATCGCCGCGATAGCGGATCAAGTGCCTCCACGCGCAAGAAAATCCTTATATCCGCAAGCCATTTTGGACCTGCATGGCGCCCGGCTGGCAGGCCGGGAAAAGCGGGCGTTGGGTGATTTGTTCGGCCTGCAAAATTTTGGCGTCAATCTGACGCGATTGGCGCCGGCGGCAATATCTGCTTTACGCCATGCGCATAGCCAGCAGGACGAATTCATCTACATCTTGCAAGGCTGTCCAACCCTTTACACCGACGCCGGCCCCACGCCGTTGTCGCCCGGCATGTGCGCCGGCTTCAAAGCCGGCAGCGGCGATGCCCATAGGCTGGTCAACGAATCGAATGACGACGTGCTGTATCTGGAAATCGGCGACCGTAACGTGGGTGATCAAGTCGTCTACCCGGACGACGACTTGCAGGCAGGGTTTGTCGACAATCGCTTCAGCTTCGTCCACAAAGACGGTACGCCGTATTGA
- the leuA gene encoding 2-isopropylmalate synthase, which produces MLTDPSHKYRPFPPIALADRRWPNRTISQAPIWMSTDLRDGNQALFEPMNAERKLRLFRTLCGIGFKEIEVAFPSASQTDFDFVRRLIDEALIPDDVSIEVLSHAREPLLRRTVEALHGARSAIVHIVNATSLPFRELVLGMSRSEVLAMAVDAVRLVKQLTADQPQTQWRLQYSLETFTATEPDFAVEVCDAVSAAWGATPDNKIILNLPASVETATPNVYADQIEWMHRHIARRDSVILSVHPHNDRGTAVAAAELALMAGAERVEGCLFGNGERTGNVDLVTLALNLYTQGVAPGLDFSDIDKVVGDFEACTGLSVPPRQPYAGELVFTAFSGSHQDAIKKGFAARQPDSVWNVPYLPFDPADVGRGYDAVIRINSQSGKGGIAHLLESHYGVVLPRRLQIEFSRVVQQHADRHGGEIGAESLWQLFAQTYLDLAKPLSYRGHQLFEHSQGQGIQLQIEWDGQPQTLTGVGNGPIAAAVHALHGLGGAVSVRNYEERSVGSGGDAQACAFVELAAANGTTAYGVGMDANIVTASIKALISGCNRLATGAI; this is translated from the coding sequence ATGTTGACCGATCCTTCCCACAAATACCGCCCGTTCCCGCCGATAGCGCTTGCCGACCGCCGATGGCCCAACCGCACGATCAGCCAAGCGCCGATCTGGATGAGCACCGACTTGCGCGACGGCAACCAAGCCTTGTTCGAACCAATGAACGCCGAACGCAAACTGCGGCTGTTTCGCACCTTGTGCGGCATCGGTTTCAAGGAAATCGAAGTGGCGTTTCCGTCGGCCTCGCAAACCGATTTCGATTTCGTGCGCCGCTTGATAGACGAGGCCTTGATACCCGACGACGTCAGCATCGAAGTGCTCAGCCACGCCCGCGAACCGTTGCTCCGCCGAACCGTCGAAGCCTTGCACGGCGCGCGCTCGGCCATCGTACATATCGTCAACGCCACCTCCCTACCGTTTCGCGAGCTGGTATTGGGCATGAGCCGGTCCGAGGTATTGGCGATGGCCGTCGATGCGGTTCGTTTGGTCAAGCAATTGACCGCCGACCAGCCGCAAACCCAGTGGCGCTTGCAATACAGCCTGGAAACCTTCACCGCCACCGAGCCGGATTTCGCCGTCGAGGTGTGCGATGCGGTCAGCGCCGCCTGGGGCGCGACACCCGATAACAAGATCATCCTCAATTTGCCGGCGTCGGTGGAAACGGCGACACCGAACGTCTACGCCGACCAAATCGAATGGATGCACCGTCATATCGCCCGCCGCGACAGCGTTATCCTCAGCGTGCATCCGCACAACGACCGTGGCACGGCGGTGGCCGCCGCCGAATTGGCGTTGATGGCCGGCGCCGAGCGGGTCGAGGGTTGCTTGTTCGGCAACGGCGAGCGCACCGGCAACGTGGACTTGGTGACGCTGGCCTTGAATCTTTATACCCAGGGCGTGGCGCCGGGCTTGGATTTTTCCGACATCGATAAGGTGGTGGGCGATTTCGAGGCTTGCACCGGCTTGAGCGTACCACCCCGCCAACCCTATGCCGGCGAGTTGGTGTTCACCGCATTTTCCGGCTCGCACCAGGACGCCATCAAGAAAGGCTTTGCCGCCAGGCAGCCCGATAGCGTCTGGAACGTGCCGTATCTGCCGTTCGATCCGGCCGACGTCGGCCGCGGCTACGACGCGGTGATCCGCATCAACAGCCAGTCCGGTAAAGGCGGCATCGCCCACTTGTTGGAAAGCCATTACGGCGTGGTGCTGCCGCGCCGTTTGCAGATCGAGTTTTCGCGAGTGGTTCAACAACACGCCGACCGCCACGGCGGCGAAATCGGCGCTGAATCGTTGTGGCAGTTGTTTGCCCAGACTTATCTGGATTTGGCAAAGCCATTGAGTTATCGAGGCCATCAATTGTTCGAGCACTCCCAAGGTCAAGGCATACAACTGCAAATCGAATGGGACGGTCAACCGCAGACATTAACCGGCGTAGGTAACGGCCCGATAGCCGCCGCCGTCCATGCTTTGCACGGCCTAGGCGGCGCAGTGTCGGTACGCAATTACGAGGAACGCTCAGTCGGCAGCGGCGGCGATGCCCAGGCCTGCGCCTTTGTCGAACTGGCGGCAGCGAACGGAACCACGGCCTATGGCGTCGGCATGGACGCCAACATCGTTACGGCATCGATCAAGGCGTTGATCAGCGGTTGCAATCGCTTGGCCACGGGTGCGATTTAA
- a CDS encoding DMT family transporter, with protein sequence MKLRLLRRAAFAAGDLTPSTTSQTSELTRGYWFGCAGILGFSLTLPATRLAVAELDPVFVGLGRAVVASLLAALALWWRGGRLPKGWQWLRLAATAGGVVIGFPLLSALALRQVSAVHGAVVVGLTPLLTAGFGVLLSGERPAWQFWLATALGSTAILVFVYLSGAEVLQQADLYLLAAIACAAYGYAEGARLSKQLGAWQTISWALLMTAPLLLPWVVEAAPPRFDLIRWPSLLGFAYVSVVSMYLAFFAWYRGLALGGTARIGQLQLLQPFLSMAAGSVLIGESVEIEQLVTVSVVVACVLAGRKPQNQR encoded by the coding sequence ATGAAACTCCGCTTGTTGCGCCGCGCCGCATTTGCCGCTGGCGACCTAACCCCTAGTACGACTTCCCAAACCTCCGAGCTGACGCGCGGTTATTGGTTCGGCTGCGCCGGCATCCTCGGCTTCAGCTTGACCTTGCCGGCGACCCGGCTGGCGGTGGCGGAACTCGATCCGGTATTCGTCGGTTTGGGCCGCGCGGTTGTCGCATCGTTGTTGGCAGCATTGGCCTTGTGGTGGCGAGGGGGGCGCTTGCCCAAGGGTTGGCAATGGCTGAGGTTGGCCGCGACCGCCGGCGGGGTCGTGATCGGCTTTCCGCTGCTGTCGGCATTGGCCTTGCGACAAGTGTCGGCGGTGCATGGTGCCGTGGTGGTTGGCTTGACGCCGTTGTTGACCGCCGGTTTCGGCGTGCTGTTGTCGGGCGAACGGCCGGCATGGCAATTCTGGTTGGCAACGGCATTGGGCAGCACGGCCATTTTGGTCTTCGTCTATCTGTCCGGAGCGGAGGTATTGCAACAAGCGGATCTGTATCTGCTGGCGGCCATTGCCTGCGCGGCCTATGGTTATGCCGAAGGTGCGCGGCTGTCGAAACAGCTAGGTGCTTGGCAAACCATCAGCTGGGCATTGCTGATGACCGCGCCGCTATTGCTACCGTGGGTGGTGGAAGCCGCGCCGCCGCGCTTTGATCTGATCCGCTGGCCCAGCTTGTTAGGCTTTGCCTACGTCAGCGTGGTCAGCATGTATCTAGCCTTTTTTGCCTGGTATCGCGGTCTGGCGCTGGGTGGCACCGCGCGGATCGGCCAACTGCAATTACTGCAGCCGTTTCTGAGCATGGCGGCCGGTTCAGTGTTGATCGGCGAAAGCGTCGAGATTGAACAACTGGTAACAGTCTCTGTAGTCGTTGCTTGCGTCTTGGCCGGCAGAAAACCCCAAAACCAACGTTAA
- a CDS encoding aminotransferase class IV translates to MSTHSLTWLNDQLLPTSQALIPVNDHGLLYGDGVFEGIRFYQRRAFRLPQHLQRLQLSARAIALEIPLSTDELTTVIERLIGSFADDGYIRLMVTRGAGQMGLNPQSCTRPNVIAIAIAIAIAIAIDGEAILLNGQGRVAEGAADNIFIVRNGRLLTPPCSEGALEGITRELVLQLAQADGIETSEQPLGVYDL, encoded by the coding sequence ATGAGTACTCATTCGCTAACCTGGCTGAATGACCAACTGTTGCCCACTAGCCAAGCGCTTATCCCGGTCAACGACCACGGTTTACTCTACGGCGACGGCGTGTTCGAAGGCATACGCTTTTACCAGCGCCGCGCCTTTAGACTGCCGCAACATTTGCAGCGGCTGCAATTGTCGGCGCGGGCGATTGCCCTGGAAATACCGCTTTCCACTGACGAATTGACGACCGTCATCGAACGCTTGATCGGATCGTTTGCCGACGACGGCTATATCCGCTTGATGGTCACGCGCGGCGCCGGCCAGATGGGCTTGAATCCCCAAAGCTGTACCCGGCCCAATGTCATCGCCATCGCCATCGCCATCGCCATCGCCATCGCCATCGACGGCGAAGCGATACTGCTCAACGGCCAAGGCCGGGTGGCCGAAGGCGCCGCCGATAATATCTTCATCGTCCGCAACGGCCGTTTGCTGACGCCGCCATGCAGCGAAGGTGCGCTGGAAGGTATCACCCGAGAATTGGTGTTACAGTTGGCGCAGGCCGACGGCATCGAAACCAGTGAGCAGCCGTTGGGCGTGTATGATTTGTAA
- a CDS encoding tetratricopeptide repeat protein, whose product MTELDVIALYGPGNLKAEDLVAGFVARETTLEYFLGELRQQTATHASPRHHLIIGQRGMGKTTLLHRIAIAVGEHEDLSQAFVPLTFREEQYNVINLHVFWRNVIEALLEWLEQNGHDEQAKNLERQLDDVEQAYEQNRKDQANGDSAWRMFKAACATLGKRPVLFLDNLDLILDALKKHDWGLRDILQQSGCPIVVGAAAVYPKSLSDRKAAFFDFFRLTTLARLESHEVRACLQRLAQKRGEAGGKVVELLRRDPGRINALTEMTGGNPRTLAVLYLLLESQAGEDAFADLEKLLDRMTPLYKARTEEAAPQARAVLDAVALNWDPITANGIAKVSGLEVTVVNAQLKRLENDGFLEKVPVSGSGRSGYQMIERFFNIWYLMRHGSRRLKQKVCWLTAFLRGFYTPGDREDLARGFLRNGNHKGRADLMLALSESVEDPVYRKALSQAAGRDLLQQSPPRKRIEQLVDLRDIAPELADMAELERKAQAVQREWPEGWDARNFWELLGGTLEISGDIKRSIIEHLLELGNLNDLIDLLNSEYLEISKKPGMSSLAMDTFKSAVRDGSISHRYDLEGMAAAALQQNKPEIAAIGCLVNLNDSGNPEEVQAIRKRFSDGENQLWELVDAHPDFCGSDTAERGYARGRYLAELGFLNEAEATLRKAGETGEDKEFRSEAWYQLGYYLYTWERYQDAETACRRAIEIDPANANAWNGLGNLLKEHFGRFDESEAAYRQAIALDPNDASIPWNGLGTLLQNQLQRYDEAELAYRRSIELDPNLAHPWNNLGTLLHYHLERFQEAEEAYRKAIALNEDAAIYWRNLANLLEEPLERYEEAESAYRQVIVLDPENPGVWSDIANLLTNTGRYDKAEQAYQRCIELLEPELKNYSHGMLAYLYWFNLNRPNDARRHAELGGQVTESHLANLLDAARFLVEDKPGPAFNSIDEALAKGNDDFWLHYGKPIQRVLSYTIAKGYGPKFLEFMQAAGYPDRYAPLYWAFLAALEGQDILLNVNPEVRRTAERIYRGLADPTKPSRKLP is encoded by the coding sequence ATGACAGAACTCGATGTCATCGCACTATACGGCCCCGGCAACCTGAAAGCGGAAGACTTGGTCGCCGGTTTCGTCGCCCGAGAAACAACGCTGGAATATTTTTTAGGCGAACTGCGCCAGCAAACCGCTACCCATGCCAGCCCGCGCCACCATTTGATCATTGGCCAGCGCGGCATGGGCAAAACCACGCTGCTGCATCGCATCGCCATCGCCGTCGGCGAGCACGAAGACTTAAGCCAAGCTTTCGTGCCACTGACTTTTCGCGAGGAGCAATACAACGTCATTAACCTGCACGTATTCTGGCGCAACGTGATCGAAGCCTTGCTGGAGTGGCTGGAACAAAACGGCCATGACGAACAAGCCAAGAATTTGGAACGACAACTGGACGATGTCGAGCAGGCCTATGAACAAAACCGCAAAGACCAAGCCAACGGCGACTCGGCTTGGCGGATGTTCAAAGCAGCTTGCGCAACACTGGGCAAGCGCCCCGTGTTGTTTTTGGACAACCTGGATTTGATCCTAGATGCCCTGAAAAAACACGACTGGGGCTTGCGCGACATCTTGCAGCAAAGCGGCTGCCCAATTGTGGTCGGCGCGGCGGCGGTTTATCCGAAAAGCCTGTCCGACCGCAAGGCGGCATTTTTCGACTTTTTCCGCCTGACCACCCTGGCGCGCTTAGAAAGCCACGAAGTCCGCGCCTGCTTGCAACGCTTGGCGCAAAAACGCGGCGAAGCCGGCGGCAAGGTTGTCGAGCTGTTGCGCCGCGATCCCGGCCGCATTAATGCCTTGACCGAAATGACCGGCGGCAATCCGCGCACCTTGGCGGTGTTGTACTTATTGTTGGAAAGTCAGGCTGGCGAGGACGCCTTCGCCGACCTGGAAAAACTGCTGGATCGGATGACGCCGCTGTATAAAGCCCGCACCGAGGAAGCCGCGCCGCAGGCCCGCGCGGTGCTGGACGCGGTGGCATTGAATTGGGATCCGATCACCGCCAACGGCATTGCCAAAGTCTCGGGACTGGAAGTCACCGTGGTCAACGCCCAACTCAAACGCCTGGAAAACGACGGCTTTCTGGAAAAAGTCCCGGTCAGCGGCAGCGGCCGCTCCGGGTACCAAATGATCGAGCGCTTCTTCAATATTTGGTATTTGATGCGCCACGGCAGTCGCCGCTTGAAGCAGAAAGTTTGCTGGCTAACCGCGTTTTTGCGCGGCTTTTATACGCCCGGCGACCGCGAGGACTTAGCGCGCGGTTTTTTGCGCAACGGTAACCACAAAGGCCGCGCCGACCTGATGTTGGCGCTATCGGAAAGCGTCGAAGACCCGGTTTACCGTAAGGCTTTGAGTCAAGCGGCTGGGCGGGATTTGCTGCAACAATCCCCCCCCCGCAAACGCATCGAGCAGTTGGTGGATTTGCGCGACATTGCGCCGGAGCTGGCCGACATGGCGGAACTGGAACGCAAGGCTCAGGCAGTGCAACGGGAATGGCCTGAAGGTTGGGATGCCAGAAACTTTTGGGAATTGTTGGGTGGGACGCTGGAAATCAGCGGAGACATAAAGCGTTCGATTATCGAACATCTGTTAGAGTTGGGTAATTTAAACGACTTGATTGATCTGTTAAATTCGGAGTATCTTGAAATAAGCAAGAAGCCTGGTATGTCTTCGCTCGCCATGGATACTTTCAAATCCGCTGTCCGTGATGGAAGCATTAGTCATCGCTACGATTTAGAAGGTATGGCAGCGGCAGCCTTGCAACAGAATAAGCCCGAGATTGCCGCAATTGGTTGTCTAGTGAATTTAAATGATTCAGGCAATCCGGAAGAAGTACAAGCCATCAGAAAACGGTTTAGTGATGGAGAGAATCAATTGTGGGAGCTTGTGGATGCACACCCTGATTTTTGTGGATCCGACACCGCCGAGCGAGGTTATGCCCGAGGACGATATTTAGCGGAATTGGGGTTTTTAAATGAAGCCGAAGCAACACTACGCAAAGCCGGAGAAACGGGAGAAGACAAGGAATTTCGCTCAGAAGCGTGGTATCAACTCGGATATTATTTGTATACCTGGGAGCGTTACCAAGACGCCGAGACCGCATGCCGCCGTGCGATAGAAATTGATCCTGCAAACGCAAATGCCTGGAATGGCCTAGGAAATTTATTAAAAGAACACTTCGGTCGTTTCGACGAATCCGAGGCGGCCTATCGCCAAGCAATAGCCCTTGACCCAAATGATGCCTCCATCCCCTGGAATGGCTTAGGGACGCTATTGCAAAATCAGCTACAGCGCTATGACGAGGCTGAACTGGCTTACAGAAGGTCGATTGAACTCGATCCTAATCTAGCTCATCCCTGGAATAATCTGGGTACGTTGCTACATTACCATTTAGAACGGTTCCAGGAAGCCGAAGAAGCCTATCGAAAAGCAATTGCTTTAAATGAAGACGCTGCAATTTATTGGCGGAATCTTGCCAATTTACTGGAAGAGCCTCTTGAACGATATGAAGAGGCGGAATCAGCATACCGACAAGTGATCGTTCTTGACCCTGAGAACCCGGGAGTTTGGAGCGATATAGCCAATCTATTAACGAATACAGGTCGCTATGACAAAGCGGAGCAAGCTTATCAGCGTTGTATAGAATTACTTGAGCCGGAGTTGAAAAATTATTCTCACGGCATGCTGGCTTATTTATATTGGTTCAACCTAAATCGCCCGAACGATGCCCGGCGACATGCTGAATTAGGAGGTCAAGTAACTGAAAGTCACCTTGCAAATTTATTGGATGCCGCTCGGTTTTTAGTGGAAGACAAACCCGGCCCCGCTTTCAACTCGATTGACGAGGCTTTAGCAAAGGGAAATGACGACTTTTGGTTGCATTACGGCAAACCCATTCAACGTGTTCTGAGTTATACCATCGCCAAAGGCTACGGCCCCAAATTCCTGGAATTCATGCAAGCCGCCGGATACCCGGATCGCTACGCACCATTGTACTGGGCCTTCCTGGCGGCCTTGGAGGGCCAGGATATTTTGCTGAACGTCAACCCGGAAGTGCGGCGCACCGCAGAGCGGATTTACCGAGGCTTGGCTGACCCTACCAAGCCAAGCCGCAAACTCCCGTAG
- a CDS encoding Lrp/AsnC family transcriptional regulator — protein sequence MELDRYDRQILNIMQTDGRISNQELADRIGLSPSPCLRRVRALEEGGLIVGYRALLDAKALGLTLMALIHISMDQHTPERFSAFEAAVAGIPEVMECLLITGQAADYQLKVAVKDLDAYQELLLKRITGIAGVSGVHTSFVLRRVVDKTAFPVGA from the coding sequence ATGGAACTGGATAGATACGACAGGCAAATCTTGAACATCATGCAAACCGATGGCCGCATCAGCAATCAGGAACTGGCCGACCGCATCGGCCTGTCGCCTTCGCCGTGCTTGCGGCGGGTGCGTGCATTGGAGGAGGGCGGCCTGATCGTCGGTTACCGGGCGCTGCTAGATGCCAAGGCCTTGGGTTTGACGCTGATGGCCTTGATCCACATCTCGATGGACCAACACACGCCGGAACGTTTCAGCGCCTTCGAGGCGGCAGTTGCCGGGATTCCGGAAGTGATGGAATGCCTGCTGATCACCGGCCAAGCCGCCGACTACCAGCTCAAGGTCGCGGTCAAGGACTTGGACGCCTACCAGGAGTTGCTGCTGAAACGCATCACCGGCATTGCCGGTGTCAGCGGGGTACATACCAGCTTTGTGTTGCGGCGGGTAGTGGATAAAACGGCATTTCCGGTCGGAGCATGA
- a CDS encoding helix-turn-helix domain-containing protein: MAQFDQLQLSRVRCDAMSLQKQPRDIDRPDQDAYFVTVLLSGQYALEQNGRTATLNPGEMLLYDATQPHRIRCSGDFSKLIFAVPRAMLRARFSRPDLCTAIGLTQQHGAAMVAADFLKSWSARLPQLSESVLHTVCDTSLDLLALALAEIRPNAIQSSRTQAVTLLEIKRHVEQRLADPALNATGIAQAVGLSPRYINALFEQEQQSLMRYILQRRLERCHQAITQRQTTGLTISQIAFRWGFNDLSHFSRVFKKRYGVSPSELKTAT, from the coding sequence ATTGCCCAATTCGATCAGCTGCAACTATCGCGGGTACGTTGCGATGCCATGTCTTTGCAAAAACAACCGCGTGACATTGACCGGCCCGATCAGGATGCTTACTTTGTGACGGTGTTGCTATCCGGGCAATATGCGTTGGAACAGAATGGCCGTACCGCGACCTTAAATCCCGGCGAGATGTTGCTCTACGATGCCACCCAGCCACACCGTATCCGTTGTAGCGGCGACTTTTCCAAACTGATCTTTGCCGTTCCGCGAGCAATGTTGCGGGCTCGATTTTCCCGGCCTGATTTGTGTACCGCCATCGGCTTGACTCAGCAACACGGCGCAGCCATGGTGGCGGCAGACTTCTTGAAATCATGGTCTGCGCGCTTACCGCAACTCAGCGAGTCGGTGCTCCATACCGTGTGCGATACTTCATTGGACTTGCTGGCATTGGCGTTGGCCGAGATTCGGCCCAACGCTATCCAGTCATCGCGTACCCAGGCCGTTACCTTGCTGGAAATCAAACGCCATGTTGAACAGCGATTGGCTGACCCGGCTCTGAATGCAACCGGCATTGCCCAGGCAGTCGGCCTGTCGCCGCGTTACATCAATGCGCTGTTCGAACAGGAACAGCAGTCACTGATGCGCTATATTTTGCAGCGCCGCTTGGAGCGCTGCCATCAAGCGATCACACAACGGCAAACCACGGGATTGACTATCTCGCAGATTGCCTTTCGTTGGGGTTTTAACGACTTGTCGCATTTCAGCCGGGTATTTAAAAAGCGATACGGTGTGTCGCCAAGCGAGTTGAAAACCGCAACGTAG